In a genomic window of Nostoc sp. UHCC 0870:
- a CDS encoding DUF1565 domain-containing protein — protein sequence MKHQGLNIYSAKPLSTGIIALFLATTGITLISSQVSANPQLINPNLTAQVPTTAPVIYVNSATGADTAGAGNTTTPYKTITYALNQAQTGTTIQIAPGNYNSETGEQFPLVVKPGVTLRGDESSRGQGILITGGGFYTSRTFARQDVTILASENTTIAGLTVTNPNQRGTGVWVESTNPTIKNNTFTKNVRDGVFVTGTGNPKIESNIFVQNTGNGLSIAKSAQGEIRNNLFQDTGFGIAIGGDSTPLVVENQIVQNQDGLFISESAKPILRKNVIQNNKRDGIVATVNAQPDLGTNENPGGNLIRSNTRYDLNNATRTNRILAVGNDIDQKKILGQVDFVAATVEQPVSGTGFKDVTANYWAKGYIEALAAQNIIAGFPDGTFKPNDPVTRAQFATIITKALTPPVKRPAIQFRDVSSNFWAAAAIQAAYQSQFVAGYPDGNFKPQQQIPRVQALVALANGLGLTADNQNVISIYTDAGQIPNYARSPVAAATARQLVINYPNVNQLNPNREATRAEIAAFVYQALVNAGRAQPLPSSYVVRVP from the coding sequence ATGAAACATCAGGGCTTAAATATATATTCGGCGAAACCCCTGTCCACAGGAATCATCGCTTTGTTCTTGGCTACCACTGGAATAACCCTAATTTCCAGCCAAGTAAGTGCCAACCCACAACTAATCAACCCTAATCTCACAGCGCAAGTTCCCACAACTGCACCTGTGATTTATGTCAACTCCGCTACTGGTGCAGATACAGCCGGTGCTGGTAATACCACCACCCCTTACAAAACAATTACCTACGCTCTCAATCAGGCTCAAACAGGTACTACTATTCAAATTGCACCTGGAAACTATAACAGTGAAACTGGAGAACAATTTCCACTCGTAGTAAAACCAGGGGTGACACTGCGAGGTGATGAATCTAGCCGAGGACAAGGAATATTAATTACAGGTGGTGGTTTTTATACCAGTCGCACCTTTGCCAGACAAGATGTAACCATTTTAGCGAGTGAAAATACGACAATTGCAGGTTTAACAGTCACCAACCCCAATCAACGTGGTACTGGTGTCTGGGTAGAATCAACTAATCCCACCATCAAAAACAACACTTTTACAAAAAACGTTAGGGATGGCGTTTTTGTGACCGGTACAGGAAACCCGAAAATCGAAAGTAATATCTTTGTCCAAAACACAGGTAATGGACTTTCTATTGCTAAATCGGCTCAAGGTGAAATTCGCAATAACTTATTTCAGGACACAGGTTTTGGCATAGCTATTGGAGGTGACTCTACACCTTTGGTAGTAGAAAACCAAATTGTCCAGAACCAAGATGGTCTGTTTATCTCAGAATCAGCCAAGCCCATCCTGCGTAAAAATGTCATTCAAAACAATAAGCGAGATGGCATTGTAGCTACTGTTAATGCTCAACCAGATTTAGGTACTAACGAAAATCCTGGTGGTAATTTGATTCGCAGTAACACTCGTTATGATTTGAATAACGCCACTAGAACAAATCGCATTTTGGCTGTGGGTAATGATATCGACCAGAAAAAAATTCTTGGTCAGGTAGATTTTGTCGCCGCCACTGTTGAACAACCGGTTTCAGGAACAGGATTTAAAGATGTAACGGCAAATTATTGGGCTAAAGGCTATATAGAAGCCTTGGCTGCACAAAATATTATTGCGGGCTTTCCTGATGGTACATTTAAACCCAACGACCCTGTAACCCGCGCCCAATTTGCCACCATTATCACTAAAGCCTTAACACCACCAGTTAAACGGCCTGCTATTCAGTTTAGAGATGTCAGTAGTAATTTCTGGGCTGCTGCTGCTATTCAAGCTGCATACCAGAGTCAATTTGTAGCTGGTTATCCTGATGGAAATTTCAAACCCCAGCAACAAATCCCCAGAGTCCAAGCTTTAGTAGCCCTAGCTAATGGACTAGGATTAACTGCTGATAATCAGAATGTTATTTCTATTTACACTGATGCTGGTCAGATCCCCAATTATGCACGTAGTCCAGTTGCGGCTGCAACCGCCAGACAATTAGTAATTAACTATCCCAACGTTAACCAACTTAATCCCAATCGGGAAGCTACTAGGGCAGAGATTGCTGCTTTTGTTTATCAAGCCCTAGTCAACGCTGGACGCGCCCAACCACTACCTTCATCTTATGTAGTTAGAGTTCCGTAA
- a CDS encoding DUF3493 domain-containing protein: protein MVEPNPKKRLNSEQYARLKAETVTPYRGLRQFIYIGFGASGFIGAFVFFFQLLAGRDIENALPNFALQVGIVALMIFLWRWEQRRQRR from the coding sequence ATGGTTGAACCAAATCCCAAAAAACGCCTAAACTCAGAACAATATGCCCGCCTCAAAGCCGAAACAGTAACACCTTATCGCGGCTTGAGGCAATTTATTTATATTGGTTTTGGTGCTTCTGGTTTTATCGGTGCATTTGTCTTCTTTTTTCAACTTCTGGCTGGTAGGGATATTGAAAACGCTTTACCTAACTTTGCTCTCCAAGTGGGAATAGTAGCACTGATGATTTTTCTCTGGCGTTGGGAGCAACGCCGCCAACGTCGCTAA